The Laspinema palackyanum D2c sequence CTGAACGCCACACACCAATAGGCCGATTCCGCAAAATAGGCCATAGAATAGGCAAATACTCCGAATCCTTGGATTGTCCCTAAAGAGTGATGGGGAGATGGAAACTAAAGTAATTCCAGAAAATAGCAGAATCAAGCAAAAAAAGTGAAGAATCACTGAAGTAGTGAAAGCATTTCGCCTGCCTTGGTCAAAGCCTGAAAAAAAGACTACAGCCACTGAATCACCCCCCCAACCAAGAAACTTGCAGCAAGGGAAAATACCCCCGCCCAAAATTGCTCTTTCTCAATTCTTAAGTAGGTAACTAGATAATCATCACAGGCTGCTACCAGGACAAGAAAAACTACCGCAATAATCAGACAAGCCCAACCCCAACCCAGTAAGCGGGGGAATATTTGAACCGCAAAACTTGGAATCCCCGCAAGGGCTAACCCGAACAAAAATAGACCTAAAAACTGGTAACCTCTTGCCAGCATATCTAAAGCCCGGGTAAATCCCGGGCAGCTAAATTACCTTAATCCTGCTTTGATGGCGGCGACCGCAGCGGTTGCCTTATTCTCTGCCCTTCCCAATCCAGCCCCGAGGGAAGCATAGGGAGCACGAAGCCCATGCAAGTGAGTTGCAAACTGAGTCTTGGCGGCGATTTTCTTTAGTTCCGCACTGGCAACCCGGGGGGCATATTCCCGGTAGTAGGCGCTCTGAACCTTGGCATCTGCTTTCTCAACTTGCCCCAACGCATGGAGGGCTTGTTCAGTGGGCTTGACTTGCGCTTTTTTTTGGCGGGCCAGCTCCTCTAGTTTGTCGGCTTCGTCAGCGGTGAAGTATCGGGGTCCTTCCAGGATGGGGGCGCTTCGCAAGTTTGCCATCTTGCCTGGATTGTTGGGGGAGAATCCGCCAGCGGGCTGGAAAACTAGGGAAGAGTTGATGTTGCTTTCGGATTGAGCGATCGCACTGGATTTATTCTCTCCACCACGGCCCAATATTATGCTCATTAATCCCATTACTTTGTTACCTCAATATGATGATTGTTGTTGATAGTCGAAGGTCCCGATCCTTGGTTGGCAGTTAAAGCCACCATGCCAGCGACCATAAAAGCCAGAATTAGAAGAGGGAATGCTCTCTCGAAAGAACTCTGCCGAGCATCTTCCCTTTGGAGATAGACCCGGGTCGTGGTTTCTACAAACTCGTTCGGATTATCTGAATTAGCCATTGTTGGGGTGAGGGGTGAGTAGTTTGTTTGGACCTGTTGACTGCAAGATTCTGGCCTCAAAAGCTTGGGGAGCATCCTGCAAAAGCGCTTGTAGTTTGCCGCGAAAGGAATCCCCAAAAGCCCGGGTTTGTAGTTTCTGTTGGAACAGATAAAGGGTTAATCCCTCCACTTCTTCAATCATTTTTTCTGAGGCTATTTCAGCGGTTTGATAGATGGGGGAATCAGCGGATTGCTTGCTCTCTCCCTGTAGTTCCTCAATTTTTTCTTTATCCTTTGCGTGGGCCATGTTTCCTCCAGATTTCTCTTATTGCGGGTTCCCTTCCTCGCTCTTGCACTAACTGGCGAAATTCAATTAATAATTGAATCCCTTCCCTCTCACACCCTTTAGATCTCTCTGGGATTTTAAGAAGTTTGAGGCTTCTTAAAACTGATTTATCCTGCCGTAAGACAGAAGGGGAGACCTGTAAGAGTTGCTCGATTTGGGAGTTGGTAAGCCAGCTAATCTCAGGTGCTAGGGAAGCGTTGTATAGTCGCGTATCCATCGCGTATCCGGTGCGCTTGTTTATCGCTTGTCTATCGTCAATATAAAGCCTGTCTGAATGACAGGCTATTGACGCTGGCTATTGACGGGAAAGTAATTGGTGCGCTAGTTCGGCGGCTCGGCGGCGATAAGCGAGGGAGGGTTTGCGGGTGCCGTTGCACCAGCGGGCGAAGGTGGTGGGGTGAACGTCGAAAATTTCAGCTAATTGCTCTTGTGTTTTGTCGGTTTGGTGCCACAAATCTACCGGGTTCAGTTCCGGTGGTGTGCTATAATCAGTCATGAGTGTAACCTCTACCTTGCTTTAATCAACAATTCAATGAACGAACGGGCGATCTCATGACAGTTACGATCGCCTTCTTTTTTTTAATCTTTATCACAGCGGTCTGACCGGCATTCGCGAACGGGTTCGGCGTGATGTATGACAGGTTGTATAACAGTCGTCCGAAACAGGAGTAAAATTGCAGCAAAAATCATCATTTTTTCTTACCTTTCTTGGTTGGGTTGGCTTTGGCGGCTTCAAGTTTAGCCGCA is a genomic window containing:
- a CDS encoding helix-turn-helix domain-containing protein, producing MTDYSTPPELNPVDLWHQTDKTQEQLAEIFDVHPTTFARWCNGTRKPSLAYRRRAAELAHQLLSRQ